From the genome of Calditrichota bacterium, one region includes:
- a CDS encoding glycosyl hydrolase — protein sequence MSGRVVDIEPHPTEPYTFFVAYATGGLWRTSSNGQRFEPLFENQNAISIGDIAVDPRNPDIIWVGTGEKNSSRSSYSGTGIYKTIDGGKSWAFMGLADIHHTGRIVIHPQNSDIVYVAALGHLYTENEERGVYRTKDGGKTWEKILYVSPRTGFVDLVISPKDPNIIFAAAWEKDRKAWNFVEGGNESGIYKSTDGGDNWTRLSGGFPQGKFVGRIGLAVYPENPDIVYAIMDNQKIRPKKDQKETAAISAKKLLHMKKKDLLALSDNEFEGFLRRYGFQKKYSAEIVREMIVNDELTKDDLLEFIRKNNPHAFDPQIIGAEIYRSDDGGASWRKMNEDYINSFYSTYGYYFGEIRVAPHDPNRIYILGIPLLTSADGGKSIEWVSGKGVHGDHHAFWIDPNFPNHLIDGNDGGLNISYDGGKSWWKLNYVPVGQFYSVNVDMAEPYNIYGGLQDNGVYKGSSKSVPLKTSPWKAIYGGDGMQVQIDPKDFTVYTGFQFGNYARINQKTKKRTSITPMPDIKDPGLRYNWQTPIWLSAHCSNVLYFGANRLYRSLDRGDTWQAISPDLTTNPKEIGDVPYATITSIMESPITFGLIYVGTDDGRIHVTRDGGYTWKEIGKSLPQGLWCSRVIASYYDEGTAYVTLNGYRDDDFRAYVFRTRDFGENWKSIKSNMPDEALNVIREDPYNPHVLYVGSDKGVFVSINDGKSWDVLQTGIPIVPAHDMVIHPRDHELVVGTHGRSIYVINVKPIQELTPVVMKKVVHLFEPKEIREEARWKRAPSFWARPSEPTLLDIHYWLNQSDDVKILVKNKKGQVLRTLKDKGIRGINTLKWDLTIDRNIAFANEVAAAQKELKSLAKKLAKAKKENKKITEIQTLEGKITRAKEKIRQITEKISKLKKYGKLAEKKLRKKVAPAYLSKGNFTIEVHAGKFSDSKTLKVLPLRERKSKTDPDVKRKWEMEKRRKKIKKEYSK from the coding sequence ATGAGCGGCAGAGTCGTCGACATTGAGCCGCATCCGACAGAACCGTACACGTTTTTTGTCGCCTACGCCACTGGCGGACTCTGGCGCACCAGCAGCAATGGTCAGCGATTCGAGCCCTTGTTTGAAAACCAGAACGCTATCAGCATCGGCGATATTGCTGTTGACCCGCGCAATCCGGACATCATCTGGGTTGGGACCGGCGAGAAAAATTCCAGCCGCAGCTCTTATTCAGGCACAGGGATTTACAAAACGATCGATGGCGGAAAAAGCTGGGCATTCATGGGATTGGCTGATATTCACCACACAGGCAGAATTGTTATTCATCCGCAAAATTCAGACATCGTTTACGTTGCCGCGCTGGGACATCTTTACACGGAGAATGAGGAACGGGGCGTTTATCGGACAAAAGACGGCGGCAAAACATGGGAAAAAATTCTCTACGTGAGTCCGCGCACCGGCTTTGTCGATTTGGTCATTTCGCCAAAAGATCCAAATATCATTTTTGCCGCAGCCTGGGAAAAAGATCGCAAGGCCTGGAATTTCGTCGAGGGAGGAAATGAAAGCGGCATTTACAAATCCACTGACGGCGGCGACAACTGGACGCGGCTGAGCGGCGGCTTTCCCCAGGGCAAATTTGTGGGAAGAATTGGACTGGCAGTTTACCCTGAAAACCCTGACATCGTTTATGCCATCATGGACAATCAAAAAATCCGACCCAAAAAAGATCAGAAAGAAACGGCAGCCATCAGCGCGAAAAAACTGCTACACATGAAAAAAAAGGATTTGCTGGCGCTTTCGGACAATGAGTTCGAAGGTTTTTTGCGCAGATATGGTTTTCAAAAAAAATATTCTGCTGAAATTGTTCGCGAGATGATTGTCAATGACGAACTAACAAAGGACGATTTGCTGGAATTCATTCGCAAAAATAATCCTCATGCATTCGATCCGCAGATCATAGGAGCTGAAATTTACCGCAGCGACGATGGCGGCGCCTCATGGCGAAAAATGAACGAAGATTACATCAACAGTTTCTACAGCACTTACGGATATTATTTCGGCGAAATTCGTGTCGCTCCGCACGATCCGAATCGGATTTACATTCTGGGCATTCCTTTGCTGACTTCGGCAGACGGCGGAAAATCAATCGAATGGGTCAGCGGAAAAGGAGTCCACGGAGATCACCATGCATTTTGGATTGACCCCAATTTTCCGAATCATTTGATCGACGGCAACGATGGCGGGCTAAACATTTCCTACGACGGGGGAAAAAGCTGGTGGAAATTGAACTACGTCCCTGTGGGTCAATTTTATTCCGTGAATGTGGATATGGCAGAGCCGTACAATATTTACGGTGGTTTGCAGGATAATGGCGTTTACAAAGGATCAAGCAAATCAGTTCCTCTAAAAACTTCGCCATGGAAAGCCATTTACGGTGGCGATGGCATGCAAGTACAGATTGATCCGAAAGATTTTACTGTTTACACTGGTTTTCAATTCGGGAATTACGCCAGAATCAATCAAAAAACCAAAAAAAGAACTTCGATCACGCCAATGCCCGATATCAAAGATCCTGGACTTCGATACAACTGGCAGACACCGATCTGGCTCTCTGCGCATTGTTCCAATGTGCTCTATTTTGGGGCAAATCGCCTCTATCGTTCACTGGATCGCGGCGACACGTGGCAGGCAATTAGTCCGGATTTGACGACAAATCCGAAAGAGATTGGCGATGTTCCTTATGCCACAATCACTTCCATAATGGAAAGCCCGATTACTTTCGGCTTAATTTACGTGGGTACCGACGACGGCAGAATTCACGTCACTCGCGACGGCGGCTACACCTGGAAAGAAATTGGTAAATCTCTACCGCAAGGTTTGTGGTGCAGCCGCGTGATCGCATCTTATTACGACGAGGGAACTGCCTACGTCACTCTCAACGGCTACCGCGACGATGATTTCCGCGCTTACGTTTTTCGCACGCGCGATTTTGGAGAAAACTGGAAATCCATCAAATCAAATATGCCGGATGAGGCATTGAACGTCATTCGCGAAGATCCGTACAATCCGCACGTTCTGTATGTCGGCAGCGACAAGGGAGTTTTTGTCTCCATTAATGACGGAAAAAGCTGGGACGTCTTGCAAACCGGAATTCCCATCGTTCCGGCGCATGACATGGTCATTCATCCGAGAGATCACGAACTTGTCGTCGGAACCCACGGCAGAAGCATTTACGTAATCAATGTCAAACCGATTCAGGAGTTGACGCCGGTTGTCATGAAAAAAGTCGTGCATTTATTTGAGCCGAAAGAAATTCGGGAAGAAGCTCGCTGGAAAAGAGCGCCATCATTCTGGGCCAGACCTTCCGAGCCTACTCTTCTTGACATTCATTATTGGCTGAATCAATCCGACGATGTAAAAATTCTGGTCAAAAACAAAAAAGGCCAGGTACTGCGAACTTTGAAAGACAAAGGTATTCGCGGAATTAATACTCTGAAGTGGGATTTGACAATCGACCGAAATATTGCTTTTGCCAATGAAGTGGCCGCTGCACAGAAAGAGCTTAAATCTTTGGCCAAAAAGTTGGCAAAAGCGAAAAAAGAAAATAAGAAAATCACTGAGATACAAACGCTTGAAGGAAAGATTACTCGCGCCAAAGAAAAAATCCGCCAAATCACAGAGAAAATTAGCAAATTAAAAAAATACGGGAAACTTGCTGAAAAGAAACTGCGGAAAAAAGTGGCTCCGGCGTACCTATCAAAGGGGAATTTCACTATTGAAGTTCATGCCGGAAAATTTTCAGACTCCAAAACTCTGAAAGTTCTTCCTCTGCGGGAGCGGAAATCGAAAACCGATCCGGATGTCAAACGAAAATGGGAAATGGAAAAAAGACGGAAAAAAATAAAAAAAGAATATAGCAAATAG
- a CDS encoding GWxTD domain-containing protein produces the protein MRFFRHITIFFVILFAVNHIFAQDIFKNDKQRQAIFRLILPDNAREVYDEIYDNKEKNQFEMKYWKLVDPTPNAEKNEFYEEFLSRVEYAQKHYSSLVAPLFVDDRGKYYIKYGPPDDRVFSSGVGKPYDDNETWAYYDYNLFVDFVHQIGFGYREVNNLLDAVTAGPLNEKVFRAAELYTERESLHQKYLGFRDILNGKEGLRSESAFHRLIDGLRTEKQIIKETAPPARFTFSYNKVALDARLDACVFRSKLGFSRVEFYYSFAMNQLSFKAGSHVPFESLVERQLTIFNDKFQKIIDKTETLKLVANSKQQIQKRIYLNQHTEELMPGNYYVILRLDNIGGNRLAILRSHLTVPDFSGDSLMLSQIQFSSLIREGMKNFRNLKPNNIQVVPYLGNQFHKDKPIYIYFEIYNLKKDETGRTRFKVDYKIKSMTEYSESVLASAIQFVSHLIGKKKKETVGSSFENEGQDEFQQIYLSIDFSKVATGATSLQIEVTDLNSGQNAKQLRRFILK, from the coding sequence GTGCGATTTTTCCGTCACATTACGATTTTTTTTGTCATATTATTCGCTGTAAATCATATTTTTGCCCAAGATATTTTCAAAAACGACAAGCAGCGACAAGCGATTTTTCGTTTGATTTTACCCGACAACGCGCGAGAAGTTTATGATGAGATTTATGATAATAAGGAAAAAAATCAATTCGAAATGAAATATTGGAAGCTTGTCGATCCGACGCCGAATGCAGAGAAAAATGAGTTTTACGAGGAATTTCTGTCCCGAGTGGAATATGCACAAAAGCATTATTCCAGTCTTGTGGCGCCGCTTTTTGTTGATGACCGGGGGAAGTATTACATCAAATATGGCCCGCCGGATGATCGAGTATTTTCCTCTGGCGTAGGAAAACCATACGATGATAATGAAACCTGGGCTTATTATGATTACAATTTATTTGTCGATTTTGTGCATCAGATTGGTTTTGGTTATCGCGAAGTGAACAATTTATTGGACGCAGTAACAGCGGGTCCTTTGAATGAAAAAGTATTTCGCGCTGCTGAACTGTACACAGAGCGCGAATCTCTCCATCAAAAGTATCTGGGTTTTCGCGACATCCTCAATGGGAAAGAAGGTTTGAGGTCTGAATCTGCCTTTCATCGTCTCATTGATGGTTTGAGGACGGAGAAGCAGATCATCAAAGAAACGGCTCCGCCGGCGCGATTCACTTTTTCTTACAATAAAGTCGCGCTGGACGCACGCCTTGATGCTTGCGTTTTCAGGTCAAAATTGGGATTTTCCCGCGTGGAATTTTATTACAGCTTTGCCATGAACCAGTTGTCTTTCAAAGCCGGCAGTCATGTGCCTTTCGAGTCGCTTGTTGAAAGGCAACTAACGATTTTTAATGATAAATTTCAAAAAATAATTGACAAAACAGAAACGCTCAAACTTGTCGCGAATAGCAAGCAGCAAATTCAAAAACGGATTTATCTCAATCAACACACCGAAGAGCTGATGCCTGGCAATTATTACGTAATTTTACGTTTGGATAATATCGGGGGCAATCGACTGGCTATTTTGCGGTCGCACCTGACTGTACCTGATTTTTCCGGCGATTCCCTGATGCTCAGCCAAATTCAATTTTCTTCGCTGATCCGCGAGGGAATGAAAAATTTTCGTAATTTGAAGCCGAACAACATTCAGGTCGTTCCTTACCTCGGAAATCAGTTCCACAAGGATAAACCAATTTACATTTATTTTGAAATTTACAATCTGAAAAAAGATGAGACCGGCAGAACCCGTTTTAAAGTGGATTATAAAATTAAATCAATGACCGAATATTCTGAGTCGGTGTTGGCGTCTGCCATTCAATTTGTTAGTCATCTCATCGGGAAGAAAAAGAAGGAGACGGTCGGCAGCAGTTTCGAGAACGAGGGCCAGGATGAATTTCAGCAAATTTACCTTTCCATTGATTTTTCCAAGGTAGCGACTGGCGCCACCAGCTTGCAAATCGAAGTGACGGATTTGAATTCCGGGCAAAACGCGAAACAGTTGCGGCGATTTATTTTGAAGTGA
- a CDS encoding UPF0164 family protein, producing MNKKVSYILLCLLLSVTLVFAGNDNTGTSSANFLKIGIGPRALAMGGAFVANANDFSSLYWNPAGIAQVNSLEVGVSYTDWILDVQHSFVGIVYPLGSLGTIGVSFNSLSMNEMERTTPSEPYGTGAYFSAGDLALGIGYARQLTDRFMVGVQFKYVHESISFSSASTIAVDAGTQFTTGFHGMKIGMSISNFGGKMTMRGTDQMTKADIDQVIEGNPMKEARLETEAWTLPLIFRLGVSMDAISRENSRVTVNMDYNDPRDVNPYGTFGMEYAWNDMLFLRGGLIYRSKEFDEKELIQKENLKLIYDLRFAFGAGVNLKIPGLGSKVRLDYSYTDLGLLSNTHSFSFTFGL from the coding sequence ATGAATAAAAAAGTTTCATATATTCTTCTTTGCCTCCTTCTGAGCGTCACGCTGGTATTTGCCGGGAACGATAACACGGGCACATCCTCAGCGAACTTTTTGAAGATCGGAATAGGGCCGCGCGCGTTAGCAATGGGCGGCGCCTTTGTGGCGAATGCCAACGATTTTAGTTCTCTGTATTGGAACCCGGCGGGAATCGCGCAAGTGAACTCATTGGAGGTAGGCGTTTCGTACACTGATTGGATCTTGGATGTCCAGCATAGCTTCGTGGGAATTGTTTATCCGTTAGGGTCTCTCGGGACAATCGGTGTGAGCTTCAATTCGCTATCCATGAATGAAATGGAGAGAACGACGCCCTCCGAGCCCTATGGAACCGGCGCCTATTTTTCCGCCGGCGATTTGGCGTTGGGCATTGGCTATGCGCGTCAGCTCACTGATAGATTTATGGTAGGCGTGCAATTCAAATATGTGCATGAGTCCATTAGCTTTTCTTCTGCCAGTACGATTGCCGTTGACGCGGGGACTCAGTTCACAACCGGGTTCCACGGCATGAAAATCGGAATGAGCATTAGCAACTTCGGCGGAAAGATGACGATGCGCGGCACAGACCAGATGACAAAAGCGGATATTGATCAAGTTATCGAAGGCAATCCGATGAAAGAAGCTCGTTTGGAAACTGAAGCCTGGACATTGCCGTTGATTTTTCGCCTTGGCGTTTCAATGGATGCGATTTCCAGAGAGAACAGCAGAGTGACAGTAAATATGGACTACAACGATCCGCGCGATGTGAATCCTTATGGCACATTCGGTATGGAGTATGCCTGGAATGACATGCTTTTCTTGCGCGGGGGTCTCATCTATCGGTCCAAAGAATTTGATGAGAAAGAATTGATCCAAAAAGAAAATTTGAAACTCATTTATGATTTGCGTTTTGCTTTTGGCGCCGGGGTTAATCTTAAAATTCCGGGACTGGGGTCTAAAGTTCGGTTGGACTATTCCTACACCGACTTGGGACTCTTGTCCAATACGCATAGTTTCTCTTTTACTTTTGGGTTATAA
- a CDS encoding TonB-dependent receptor has protein sequence MRNKILIVALTLVSGIFFSTLCYGGITGKIAGTVKDKQTGEPLIGANIIVVGTNFGAATDANGDYYIINLPPGRYDLKAMMIGYKSIIKTSVQVIVDRTTRINFGLESTVIEGEVVEVTAERPLIEKDVTSSSVVTTGEQIDKLPVLSYQEVMTISPGFIERGTGLNRSINVRGGRTGELSYMIDGFYVEDPLMGGMGSDVTSVGISEMAVLLGTFNAEYGEAMSGVLNIVTKEGGSAYNGRIRVMTDKYVNRHEYNYIYKRLNRNGQWIRVSDGDTALVSDVGTAPATPGQNKFDPAYWEKRNKKVDDWGRFRTDLYVGGPIPLLGKKNTFFVSGDAYNTNTYLGWTGQPYRHERRANAKLVLRPINAIKLTLGAVGARERYKNYLHGNKYVPQNTGTNYDDNYMFNATFTHTLSPSTYYEIKASVFNSHRMYYKYRAKDFFSGYSNGEWQILNENGQYTGAANISPPDEEYEFDHIFFDTADSTYTSGGGAEWENRENVITSGKIDLTSQANKMHQIKVGVEVKKVDMSYHDVYAPYSAAPDVWKFHHKPIEGSAYVQDKMEFESWGMVVNAGLRLDYMDTKSKYIFDPRQPTAEYVTDPLTGELRKNLVEADKKLYVSPRLGFAHPVMDRAVLHFAYGHFYQIPQYIRLFYAENQDNQYYPFPDMSINGIYTRLGNANLKPEKTIAYELGVESKISENVALDVTIYFRNIYDYVALQRYQGVPVQYHRFTNLDYANAKGVEITLKKRFTGFFGGQINYSLSKAEGNAPNVTAHYNDWYSFSVYGTYPPKKMITMDWDQTHTINFVLDFGKPGKWSVNVIGNYGSGLPYTPLSSRGLRIDEPMSARMPWTMNVDLRAQRIFQVYGFEVITYTDISNLFNKRNVLSVYGDTGLPDATTDWDDTQDFIRRPYNFSAPRSVLLGLSVGF, from the coding sequence ATGCGCAACAAAATTCTAATTGTTGCCCTGACGCTAGTCTCAGGAATCTTTTTCTCCACTCTGTGCTATGGGGGTATTACCGGCAAGATTGCCGGAACGGTGAAAGATAAACAGACTGGAGAGCCATTAATTGGCGCGAATATTATCGTTGTCGGGACTAACTTTGGCGCAGCGACCGATGCAAATGGTGATTATTACATCATCAATCTGCCGCCCGGGCGGTACGATTTAAAAGCGATGATGATTGGCTACAAGTCAATCATCAAGACATCGGTTCAGGTTATTGTCGATCGTACGACGCGCATTAACTTTGGACTTGAATCGACGGTGATTGAAGGGGAGGTCGTTGAAGTCACTGCTGAGCGGCCGCTGATTGAAAAGGACGTGACCTCATCCTCAGTAGTAACGACTGGCGAGCAAATTGATAAGCTTCCTGTGTTGAGCTATCAGGAAGTGATGACGATTTCGCCCGGATTTATCGAACGCGGAACTGGCTTAAATCGATCGATTAATGTGCGCGGAGGGAGAACCGGAGAACTTTCTTACATGATCGATGGTTTTTACGTCGAAGACCCATTAATGGGAGGAATGGGAAGCGACGTCACCAGTGTTGGTATTTCTGAGATGGCTGTTTTGCTCGGTACCTTCAATGCCGAATACGGCGAGGCCATGTCTGGTGTGCTCAACATTGTGACAAAAGAAGGGGGCAGCGCTTACAATGGTCGGATTCGCGTGATGACGGACAAATACGTGAACCGGCACGAATACAATTATATCTACAAGCGGTTAAATAGAAACGGGCAATGGATTCGCGTGTCGGATGGCGATACGGCGCTCGTCTCTGACGTTGGGACAGCGCCGGCGACGCCCGGACAAAACAAATTTGATCCGGCATACTGGGAAAAGCGCAACAAGAAAGTTGACGATTGGGGGAGGTTCCGCACAGATTTGTACGTGGGAGGTCCGATCCCGTTGCTGGGCAAGAAAAATACTTTTTTCGTTTCCGGTGACGCTTATAATACAAACACTTATCTTGGTTGGACCGGGCAGCCTTATCGCCATGAACGTCGCGCAAACGCGAAATTAGTTTTGCGTCCCATCAATGCGATCAAACTTACCTTGGGCGCTGTTGGCGCGCGCGAACGGTACAAAAATTATCTTCATGGCAATAAATATGTGCCGCAAAACACGGGTACAAATTACGACGACAACTATATGTTCAACGCCACTTTTACGCATACGTTGTCGCCGAGTACTTATTATGAAATTAAGGCGTCGGTGTTCAATTCTCATCGCATGTACTACAAATACAGAGCAAAAGATTTCTTTAGCGGTTATTCAAATGGCGAGTGGCAAATATTAAACGAAAACGGCCAATATACCGGCGCGGCAAATATTTCTCCGCCTGATGAGGAATACGAGTTCGACCACATCTTTTTCGATACTGCCGACTCAACGTACACCTCAGGCGGCGGCGCTGAATGGGAAAATCGGGAGAATGTCATCACATCTGGCAAAATCGATTTGACCAGTCAGGCCAATAAAATGCACCAAATCAAAGTGGGCGTGGAAGTGAAAAAGGTGGACATGTCTTATCACGACGTGTATGCGCCATATTCTGCTGCTCCTGATGTCTGGAAATTCCATCACAAACCCATCGAAGGCTCGGCTTACGTTCAGGATAAAATGGAGTTTGAAAGCTGGGGCATGGTAGTGAATGCTGGCTTGCGGCTGGACTACATGGATACCAAGTCCAAATATATTTTTGATCCGCGACAGCCAACGGCTGAATATGTAACTGATCCTCTCACCGGCGAGTTACGCAAGAATTTAGTGGAAGCGGACAAGAAATTGTATGTCAGCCCGCGATTGGGATTTGCGCACCCGGTGATGGACAGAGCGGTGCTTCATTTTGCTTATGGTCATTTTTATCAGATTCCCCAGTACATTCGTCTGTTTTATGCGGAGAATCAAGATAATCAATATTACCCCTTTCCGGATATGTCGATCAACGGCATTTATACGCGGCTGGGAAATGCGAATTTGAAGCCGGAAAAAACCATCGCTTATGAGTTGGGAGTGGAGAGTAAAATCTCAGAGAATGTCGCTCTGGACGTCACGATATATTTTCGAAATATTTACGATTATGTTGCTTTGCAGCGCTATCAGGGCGTGCCGGTGCAATACCATCGTTTCACCAATTTGGATTATGCAAACGCTAAAGGCGTCGAGATAACGCTGAAAAAACGTTTTACTGGTTTTTTCGGCGGACAGATCAATTATTCTCTGTCCAAAGCGGAAGGCAACGCTCCTAATGTGACGGCTCATTATAATGATTGGTATTCATTCTCAGTTTATGGCACTTATCCGCCAAAGAAAATGATCACCATGGATTGGGATCAGACGCATACCATAAATTTTGTGCTTGATTTTGGCAAGCCTGGCAAATGGAGCGTGAATGTCATCGGAAATTATGGCAGTGGTTTGCCTTACACGCCGCTTTCTTCGCGCGGTCTTCGTATCGACGAACCAATGAGCGCCAGGATGCCCTGGACGATGAATGTGGATTTGCGAGCACAGCGAATTTTCCAGGTATATGGCTTTGAGGTTATCACCTACACAGATATTAGCAACCTGTTTAATAAACGAAATGTTTTATCTGTTTATGGCGATACCGGGTTGCCCGACGCCACGACAGATTGGGACGATACGCAAGATTTCATAAGGCGTCCCTACAATTTCAGTGCGCCACGTTCAGTGTTGCTCGGTTTAAGTGTAGGATTTTAA
- a CDS encoding UPF0164 family protein has translation MKRIKFLHIVLILPFLFQMSYAQQFVKDVSKVGTTAAPFLSIEVGARAIGMGGAFVAVANDASALYWNPAGIARLTNNVEVTLNHTNWLAGVNFDYAGTTLSLGRYGTVGMSFTALTMGEMEVRTVAYPDGTGEKFGASDIAIATSYARNLTDRFSIGFNLKFINQKLWHEAASGLALDIGTLFTTQFRGMTLGMSICNFGSKMRMTGRDTQIPVDIAPEKYGNNNKIVGNMRTDSWELPLLFRFGAAINVIDNYNYRWIFAVDAMHPNDNAEYVNIGTEYALRDIVFLRAGYKNLFMKDSEEGLTAGVGLQYGFGGSLKVKFDYAYADFGVLENVQRFSLALEF, from the coding sequence ATGAAAAGGATTAAATTTTTACATATCGTTTTGATTTTGCCGTTTCTGTTTCAGATGAGTTACGCGCAACAATTTGTCAAAGATGTTTCCAAAGTTGGAACGACGGCGGCGCCATTTTTGTCCATCGAGGTTGGCGCCAGGGCAATTGGTATGGGCGGCGCTTTCGTCGCCGTGGCAAACGACGCCTCTGCCCTTTATTGGAATCCGGCGGGAATCGCCCGTTTGACCAATAATGTGGAAGTTACGCTCAATCATACCAATTGGCTGGCGGGCGTTAATTTTGATTATGCCGGGACAACGTTATCCCTTGGCAGATACGGTACAGTCGGCATGAGCTTTACTGCTTTAACGATGGGAGAGATGGAAGTGAGGACTGTGGCTTATCCCGACGGTACTGGTGAAAAGTTTGGCGCTTCGGACATTGCTATTGCGACTTCGTACGCGCGAAATTTGACAGATCGGTTTAGCATCGGTTTTAATTTGAAATTTATCAATCAAAAGCTCTGGCACGAAGCTGCTTCCGGATTGGCGTTAGATATCGGGACATTGTTCACAACACAATTTCGCGGCATGACGCTCGGCATGAGTATTTGCAATTTCGGTTCAAAAATGCGAATGACGGGGCGTGATACACAAATTCCCGTAGATATTGCTCCGGAGAAATATGGCAACAACAATAAAATTGTGGGAAACATGCGCACGGATAGCTGGGAGTTGCCATTACTTTTCCGATTTGGCGCGGCGATAAACGTGATCGACAATTATAATTATCGCTGGATATTTGCCGTGGATGCCATGCACCCCAATGACAACGCGGAATATGTCAATATCGGCACTGAATATGCGCTGCGGGACATTGTCTTTTTGCGCGCCGGATACAAAAATTTATTTATGAAAGACAGCGAGGAAGGCTTAACTGCCGGTGTCGGTTTGCAATACGGATTTGGCGGTTCGCTCAAGGTGAAGTTTGACTACGCTTATGCTGATTTTGGCGTGCTGGAAAATGTCCAGAGGTTTAGTCTGGCATTAGAATTTTAA